The Bacteroidota bacterium genome segment GGCGCGGCGATGTACTTTTCTCCGGAACTGAAAGCCGTGCACGCCAACACGATCACTACGGTTCCGTTCTTCAAGAATCTGAATTTTGATTTCTTTTTCATGTATATCCCGGTCGTCATTTTCATCATCGTGGCGACGTCGAATGCGGTGAACCTCACCGACGGTCTCGACGGCCTTGCCATCGGCACGGTCGGCATCGTTGCCCTGACCCTTGCCGTCATCAGCTATATCTCGGGAAACATCGAATTCAGCCGTTACCTCAACATCATCTACATCCGGGGAAACGGCGAGCTCGTGATCTATTGTGCGGCGCTGGTGGGAGGAGCGCTCGGCTTTCTCTGGTTCAATTCGTACCCCGCGCAGGTGTTCATGGGGGACACCGGTTCGCTTGCGCTCGGAGGCGCGATCGGCGCGATCACCGTCATGATCAAGAAAGAACTGATCCTTCCGATCCTTGGCGGAATTTTTTTTGTCGAAACGGTCTCGGTGATCCTTCAAAGGCTGTATTTCAAGTACACGAAAAGAAAATACGGCGAAGGGCGCCGCGTGTTCCGGATGGCCCCGATCCATCATCATTTTGAAATGATGGGGATCGCGGAGCCGAAAATCGTTACCCGTTTTTACATTATTGCCGTCATGCTGATGATCGTCAGCCTGGCGACATTCAAGGTCCGGTGATGATTTCGCTGATGGCGCAGATTTAAACGCTGATGCCGCGTCGCGCAGATCAGCGGCGAAAATATCCAATAAATTCACTGATGAAAGAATCTGAGACATCTGCAATCAGCGTACCATCAGCGTCATCTGAGCGATCACTATGGAAATATCGAAGCTGCGTTCAAAACAAATATCGGTCATCGGGGCCGCACGCAGCGGTGTCGGAGTAGCGCGGTTGCTCACGCAGAACGGCGCGCGCGTGTTCGTCAGCGACGCCGGGGACGCAACGAAGCTGGCGAAGAACATTGCAGAGCTGAAGAAGGAAAATATCTCGTACGAAGCCGGTAGCCATTCCGGGCGAGTTTTTGATTGTTCATTGATGGTCCTAAGTCCGGGAGTGCCGAGTGATGCTCCCGTTGTCCTCGAAGCGAAAAAGCGCGGCATCGACGTTGTCAGCGAGCTGGAAGTCGCAAGCTGGTTTTGTAAGGCTCCGATTGTTGCCATTACCGGCAGCAACGGCAAAACGACAACAACCACACTGCTGGGAAGGATCTTCAGCGATGCAAAGAAAAAACATGCTGTTGCGGGCAACATTGGCGAGGCATTCTCAAATATCGTTCTGGCTCTGGCTGAGACAGATGTTGCTGTTTTGGAGGTGAGCAGTTTTCAGCTCGACCATATCGGGTCGTTTCACCCGAGGATCTCGGTCATCCTCAACATTACGCGGAATCACATGGACCGGTACGGGAATTCGATGGAACAATATGCGGATTCGAAAGCGCGGATCTTCATGAACCAGACCGCGGACGACCTCCTCATCTATAACCAGGACGACGAGCTGACAACGGGTAAGGCCAAAAATGCAAAATGCCGGACGCTGGCGTTCAGCACGGCAACAAAGGTGAACGAGGGAGCATTCGTCGATCATGGTCTTTTGAAAACACAAATGAACGGCAAGGGGCGGGATATCATCAACACTTCAGAGATCAGCATACGCGGAGAGCATAATCTGCAGAATGCAATGGCCGCGACGCTTGCAGCCCAGGCGATGGGAGTCGGCCCGGCGTACATCCGTTCTACGCTGAGAAATTTTAAAGGGGTCGAGCACCGGCAGGAATTTGTCCGGGAAATGAACGGCATTCGATACGTGAACGATTCCAAAGCGACGACAGTGGAAGCCGTCCTCAGAGCGCTCAGCGCTTTTTCGGAGCCGATCGTTTTGATCCTCGGCGGAAAAGACAAGGGAAACGACTACTCGACAATGGCCGATGCGGTCAAAAAGAAGGTCAGAGCGATCGTGGCCGTCGGATATTCGGCGGAGAAAATAGTCAAAAATTTTGAGAAAGTGGTCCCTGTAGAGCGCGTTGATACGATCGGAAATGAAATCCCAAACGTCGTTTCAATGGAACGGACGATCGAGGTGGCGACGGCGCTCGCCCGCCGCGGCGACGTGGTTCTCCTTTCCCCCGCCTGCACTTCGTTCGATTGGTTCACGGATTACGAGGAGCGGGGACGTGTTTTTAAGTCGGCAGTACTTTCGCTACGATCGCATTAGATGGCAGCACAGCGCAACCATATCGACAGGGTCGTTCTCATCGTCGTCCTCTTTTTGATGGTGGCGAGCACGGTCGTGGTGTACAGCGCGTCGTCGACGTGGGCGCTCCAAAAATATGGAGCGACGAACGGGCTGGTGAACAAGCACATCATCAAAGTGCTGGTCGGTCTCGCGACGATGTTTGTGGCGATGAGCGTCGACTATAAATATTACAAGAAGCTGACGAAGGTTGCGCTCATTGCGTGCGTAGTGCTTTTGTTCTTTACGCTTGCCGTCGGCGGTGAAATAAAAGGGGCATCGCGATGGCTCAGTCTCGGAGGGTTCAATCTTCAGCCCTCGGAGGCGGCGAAGTTTGCGCTCGTGTTTCATCTGAGCGTGCTGCTGGCGACGAAAGGGACGAAGATCCATGATTTCAAAACAGGGTTTCTCCCGTTGATGCTTTGGATCGGGGGCGTCGTCACGCTTGTCATGCTTCAGCCGAATTTCAGCACCGGCGCGATGATCTTCCTGCTTGGTATGGTGATGATCTTCACCGGCGGCGCGCGGCTCAAGCATATCGTTCTATCGATGTCGGCCCTGATCCCCGCTGTGCTCGTGTATATGGTGAGCGCAGAATACCGGATGCGGCGCATCCTCTCATTTATCGGGCATGAAAGCGGCACCGCGGCGCCCAGTAAAGCGAACTATCAATTGTGGCAGGGAATTATCGGTTTCGGCAACGGCGGATTGTTCGGCGTCGGCATGGGAGCGAGCAAACAGCGCGATCTCTTTTTGCCCGAATCGTACGGAGATTTTGTTTTCTCCATCGTCGGCGAGGAATACGGGCTCATCGGCACCATTATTTTTATGGCGCTGTTCCTGACGATCCTTTTGCGCGGGTTCAAAATCGCCAAGAATGCCCCCGACGATTTCGGAAAATATCTTGCGATCGGCATCACCTCAACGATCGTTGTTTATGCGCTCGGCAACGCGCTCGTGACGCTCGGCGTTTTTCCGACGACCGGACTGCCGATGCCCTTCGTCAGTTACGGCGGGTCGGCCATCGTCTTCTCATCATTTGCGATGGGCGTACTGTTGAATATTTCCGCCCATACGGACCTGCATCCGCGGCAGGCGAAGGAGGCGGCGATGCCGCCTTCCGTTGAAACCAACGAACCGGCAGTCGGGAAAGTGTATTGAGAGGATGATTTGGAAACCAGCATATGTCCGATAAGCCGAGACCGGATTCAGTTCTTTTCGCTGCCGGCGGAACCGGCGGACATCTTTTTCCCGCGATCGCGATCGCGGAGGAAATAAAAAAAATACGCCCCGATGCTCGCATTGATTTTGCCGGCACAAGAAATAAGATCGAAGCGCGGGTCGTTCCAGAAAAAGGATTTGCGTTTCACACGATCTGGATCAGCGGATTCCATCGCCGGCTGACGGTCGAGAACCTGCTCCTCCCGGTCAAAATCGTCGTTGCATTGTTTCAGTCGTTCTTTCTCATTCGGAAATTAGCACCGACCGTTGTCGTCGGCACCGGAGGCTACATTTGCTGGCCGGTACTTACCTTGGCATCGTGGATGAAGATTCCGACCGTCGTTCATGAAAGCAACAGTTATCCCGGGATGGCGACGCGGGCCTTGGCGCCAAGGGTTTCAAAGGTCTTCCTGACATTCGAAGCGACGACGCAATGGCTGCCGAAACTCGACGCATCCAAGATCGAGCTTGTGGGAACTCCGACCCGGGAATCGCTCGGAACGGTATCACGCGAAGAGGGGGCAAGATTTTTCAATCTTCATCCCGGGAAGAAAACCCTTCTGGTGTTCGGAGGGAGCCTTGGCGCCGCGGCGATCAATTCAGCGGTGGAAAAGATCGCCGGAGAGCTGTCAGTTTCGGATATCCAAATAATCTGGCAGACCGGCGAAAAAGATCTTCAGCGGTATGAAGCGAAAAGATCTTCCACCGTCTGGATCGGAAAATTTATCGATAGAATGGAATGTGCATATGCGGCGGCCGATGCGGTCCTTTGCCGCTCGGGCGCGACGACGCTCGCCGAGCTGACGCGGCTCGGGAAAGCGGCTATCCTGGCGCCGTATCCGCAGGCGGCGGCGAACCATCAGGAGTTCAACGCGCAAGCTCTCGTCGATGCCGGCGCGGCAGTCATGATCAAAGATGATGAGCTGCAGATCAAAGCGCTCCCGGCTATCAAAGAAATTCTTTTGAATGCTGGAATACAAAAAACGATGGCCGAAAACAGCTTACGCCTGGGAAGACCGGAAGCCGGAAAGGATATTGCGATGAAAGTGCTAGCATTACGTTCCTGAATATCGAAAATAAAAAGGCAATGCCCCCGAAAGAATTCAAATACAAACTCGACTTTTATTACCAACAGGCGCTGATTTACCTGGTGACGCTCATTCTGTACGCGGGAGTAAAAGGCAGCTTTATCGAAAACGAGTTCACGCTCGTGTTCAGGGACCCGATTCTTTATATCATCGGTTTTTTCGTTGTGATTGCCTTTGTCACGCTCTCGCTCAATAAAATGCGGGACCGAAAGCTTATCGTTGAGCAGGATTCGATCGTCTTCCAGCATAAGTTCACAAAAAGAGAGATCCTGTTCTCAGAGATTGAATGGTTCCATATCGGACGCGAACGGAGCGTGCAGACGGCCGGGAGATTCCAGGTGATCGTGTTCAAAGTTCACGGCCGGCGGCGATTGTACAGGATCCGCGTCGGAAGGTACGAACGGCAAAAGGAATTGATCGCGGAAATGGAACGCGTCGCCTCGAAGGTCCCGAAAGGGGAACGGTCGAGGTTCAGAGTGAGAAGCAAGACGTAAGCAAGGACCAAGGACCATTTAATGAGGTTATGTTCAGTTCAATAAAGAAAATTCATTTTGTCGGCATCGGCGGCATCGGCATGAGCGGCATTGCGGAAATACTGATGGACCAGGGATTCAGCGTGAGCGGGTCGGACAGGTCGCTGAGCGAGGTGACGGAGCATCTCCAGTCGCTCGGCGCGAAGATCTTTGAAGGACACAAGGCGGAAAATCTCTCGGCGGACGTCGATACGCTGGTGTATTCATCCGCCGTTGCGCCGGAGAACCCCGAGCTTGTCGAAGCGGGACGGCGGAAAATTCCGATCGTCCGCCGCGCGGAAATGCTTGCCGAGGTCATGCGGCTGAAATACGGCATCGGCATCGCGGGAACGCACGGCAAGACGACAACGACATCCATGGTGAGCCTCGTGCTGCTGGAAGGGGGATTCGACCCGACGGTCATCGTGGGGGGAAAATTAAGCGGGCTTGGCGGGACGAACGCGCGCCTGGGCAAAGGAGATTTTATCGTCGTCGAAGCGGATGAATTCGACCGTTCGTTCCTCTCGATCACTCCAACGGTCGCTGTTTTAACGACGCTTGAGACGGACCACCTTGACTGCTATCGCGACCTCGAGGACATCAAAGGGGCGTTCATCCAGTTTGCAAACAAGGTCCCCTTTTACGGCTTCATCGTTCTTTGCCTTGACGAGCCTGCGCTGCAGGACATTATGCCGCAGATCAGCAAGAAGAAGCTCTTCACGTACGGACTGACGCCGCAGGCAGACATCCAGGCGATCGACATTCATCATAAAGAAAATACCAGCACGTTCACCGTCGCGCGCGGCTTCGAGGACCTTGGACAGATCACGCTGCAGATACCGGGAAATCACAACATCCAGAACGCGCTTGCCGCGATCGCTGTCGGATTGCAGCTTGGAGTCCCGTTTTCGAAGGTGAAGGCCGGGATTGAAAAATTCACTGGAGTCTACCGCCGATGGGAAAAGAAAGGCGAGGCGAACGGAATCACCGTTTATGACGATTATGCGCATCATCCGACGGAATGCAGAGCGACGCTTTCCGGAGTGAAAGCCGGATGGCGAAGAAGAGTGGTGTGCGTGTTCCAGCCGCATCTCTATTCGCGCACGCGGGATTTTTACGAGGAATTCGGCAAGGCGTTTCTCCTCGCCGACATGCTGGTGGTGACCGACGTTTATCCGGCGCGCGAAGAGCCGATCCAGGGCGTCACTGGCGAATTGATCGCCAACGCCGCCAAACAGTTCGGGCACAAAGATGTCCACTATGTTCAGGACAAAAAGCAGCTGCCGGGATACCTGAAAAAGAATACGCGTTCCGGAGACATCATCGTGACGATGGGCGCCGGCGATATCTGGAAGTACGGTGAAGAACTTTTGAAACAATTAAAAATGAAGAATTAGAAACCTGGCACGCAACTTTTTAATTCTTGACTATTGACAAATGGTCTCAGTCGAAGACATACGGAAAGTTTTTCGCGGACATGTAGCCGTTGCAGAGCCGCTCGGAAAGTACACATCGTTCCGGATCGGCGGCCCCGCGGATTTCTATCTCGAGCCGGTCGACAAGTTCGACCTGATCGAGATCATCCGCTTTTTCAAAAAATTCGACTATCGGTTTATGATCATCGGAAAGGGTTCCAACCTCCTCATCAGCGACAACGGGTTTCGAGGAGCGGCGATCAATCTTGAAGAGGGATTGGGTTCCGTCAGCATCGAGCGCAACATCATTACGGCCGACGCCGGCGTCCGGCTGAGCAAGTTCGTCGACTTTTGCATTCAGCATGAGAAAGCGGGCGTGGAAATGCTCGCCGGAATTCCCGGTACGATCGGCGGGGCGGTGATCATGAACGCCGGGGCGTACGGCGGAGAGATTTCCGACCACCTTGCCGAGGTGGAAATTTACCGGGACGATGCCATCCAGAAAATTCGAAAAGCGGAGGCCGGGTTTTCATACCGGCGCTCGGGCTTTGCACGGGACGTGGTGCTGAACGCATCCTTCGCCCTGCCGGAGGGAAATTTAGCGGAACTCGTCAAGCGGCGCCGGGAACTGCTCTTGAAACGGAATCAATCGCAGCCCTTGAACCTGCCGAATTCGGGAAGCATGTTCAAGAATCCGCAGGGAACGTTTGCGGCGAAGTTGGTCGAAGAGGCCGGGTTGAAAGGGAAAAGAATCGGCGAAGCGCAAATTTCCGACAAACACGGAAATTTCATTGTGAACCACGGAAATGCAACGGCACGCAACGTTTTCGACCTGGTACGGCTCGCGCAGAAAAAAGTGTTCGAGCAGACCGGAATCAAGCTTGAGCTCGAGGTCAAATTGATCGGCTTTGAGGAAGAAGAGATCACCGAGGCGGCTGCATGAGTGAAGAAGGCAATATCGAGCAGACGGCAGTTCCGGCGCACGGAAAGAAAGTGTACGGAGTGTTCGCGTTGCTCACTCTTACGGGGCTTGTCATGTGGTTCGGGACGATGCAATGGAAGGAACATCTCACCGTCAGCGGCATCATCGTCGAAGGCGAGCATATCGTCACACAGGAAGAGGTGGTCTCCCTTGCACACGTTTCTCTGAAGACCAAAATGTACGACGTCGATCTCCTCTCGATAAAGAAAAATATCGAGCAAAATCATTTTGTGAAGAACGTGATCGTGTCGAGAGACGCACCGGGAACGATACGAATTGCGGTGGAAGAACGGACTCCGATCGCGCTTCTCGCTCTTCCGGGAAAGGCCGAAATGCTGTATATCGATGAAGAAGGCTACGTTCTTCCACACGTTTCATCCCAGGCGATCTTCGACCTTCCCGTCATCAGCGGCATCGATTCGCTGGCGGATGTTGCCGTCGGGCAGCGCACGACGCATACCGACGTGCTCGGGGCTCTGGACGCTCTGGAAACCGCGCAGCGGGTCGGGAGCGAGCTGTTCCGCCTCATCTCGGAGGTCCGGATTCACAGCGGCCACGATATGGTGCTCTATTCAGCCGATACGGGAGTGCCGATCATTTTCGGGCGGGGCGATGCGGCGAAGAAAATGGTGAAGCTCGATGCGTTTTGGAAAAAATTCGTCGCAGAGCAGAGCTCGCAGGATATCCGGTACATCGATATCCGTTTTGACGACCAGGTCGTTGTGTCGTCGGCAAAAGCAACGGATGCTCATTCTATAAAAAAATCGTCATAGCAAGCAGGATTCATTCGAAGAAAAAGGAAGCAGCATGGAAAATATTTACGTTGGATTGGACATCGGTACAACAAAGGTTTGCGCGATCGTCGCATCGTTGAGCGAGAACAACGAGGTGAACATCCTCGGGATCGGCAAGAGCAAGTCCGAGGGACTGACGCGCGGAGTCATCACGCATATTGAAAAAACGATCGCATCGATCCAGGCGGCCGTGCGCGAAGCGGAGCTTCAGTCCGGCGCCAAGATCCAGACGGTCGTTGCGGGGATCGCGGGAGACCACGTGCAGAGCTTTCAGAGCCGGGGCGTCATCGCCATCAGCGGTCCGGAGCAGGAGATCACGCAGGCAGACGTCGACCGCCTCATCGAGGACACAAAAAAGGTGGCATTGCCGTCCGACAGAAAGATCATCCATGTCATACCGCAGGAGTTTATCGTCGATGGACAGGATGGTGTTTACGACCCGGTCGGGATGTCCGGCGTCCGGATGGAAGCGAACGTGCATATCATCACCGGTCTCGTGTCTGCCGCCCAGAATATTTTGAAGTGCGTTCAGCGCGCCGGTGTGTCGGTGAGCGACATCGTCCTTGAACCGATCGCGTCGAGCGACGCCGTTCTTGATAAGGAGGAAAAAGAGGTCGGCGTGGCGCTTGTCGACATCGGCGGTGGGACGACCGACCTCGCGGTGTTCGAAGACCGCACGATCCGCCATACCGCGGTCATCGGCATCGCCGGAAAAAAAGTGACCGACGATATCCGCCGCGGCCTTGGAATTCTTTCCGACCAGGCCGAACAGTTGAAGATCACGCACGGCCACGCGCATCTGCCTTCGATCATGGAGAACGCGCCGATCACGGTTCCGGGCATCGGCGGGCGCCCGCCGCTCGACATCGACCAGCGCCTTCTATGCCAGATCATTCAGCCGCGCATGGAAGAAATTCTGGAGATCGCGGCGATGGAGATCAAACGCTCGGGGTATCAAAAGCATCTGTCGGCGGGAGTCGTGCTGACCGGAGGAGGGTCTCTTATCAAAGGGACGGCCGACCTGGCCCGCGACGTTCTCGGCATGCCCGTCAAGATCGGCATCCCCCAGGGATTCCGCGGCGGCCTTGTCCGTGAAATTGAAAATCCGATGTACGCGACGGGCGTCGGCCTTGTCCACCACGCCATCAAGCATCGTCAGCGGCCGAATATTGAGAATATCCGGGGAACGAAGATGGACGGAAAATTCCCGACGATTTTCAAGAGGATGAAGGGATGGTTTGATGAGTTGTGATCAAGAAGACAGAATGCAGAAGTCAGGATACCGAATACGAGCGGCCTTTGAATTCTGTCTCCTGTAATCTGTATTGCCTAACAATGATTGCGAAAAACCTTAGACCGAGAAAACACTGAAATTATTATCACACACACATCACTCACTAAACACAAAGGAGTACCATGATAGAACTTGACAACCCCAAAGACGGCGGCGCGAAGATCCGTGTAGTGGGAGTTGGCGGAGGCGGGAGCAACGCGATCGTCAGCATGATTGACAAGGGCCTCAGCGGCGTTGACTTTATTTGCATCAACACCGACACCCAGGCCCTTGAGCGGACGAACGCCCCGAACAAAATTCAGATCGGAAAGAACCTTACCCGCGGACTTGGAGCCGGCGCAGACCCCAGTATCGGCCACCGCGCGGCTGAGGAAGACCGCGAAGAAATTGCGCGCGCGCTCGCCGGCAGCGACATGGTATTTATCACCGCCGGCATGGGAGGCGGCACCGGCACCGGCGGCGGTCCCGTCGTCGCGAACATTGCGAAGAGCCTTGGCGCGCTCGTCGTCGGCATCGTCACGAAGCCGTTCAACTGCGAGGGGAAGAAGCGATTGACGCAGGCGGAGTACGGTCTCGAAGAGCTGAAAAAGCAGGTCGATACGCTGATCGTCATTCCGAATCAAAAACTTCTTTCGATCGTTGAAAAAACAACGCCGCTCGAGGAAGCGTTCGAGATCTGCAACCGCGTCCTGCATAATGCCACGCGCGGAATTTCGGAGTTGATCACCGTTCCCGGTCTCATCAACCTCGACTTTGCCGACGTCCGCACGATCATGCGGGAAATGGGCGATGCGCTGATGGGGTCGGGCGTTGCGACGGGAGAGAACAGAGCGGTCGAAGCGGCGAACGCGGCGATCTCCAGCCCGCTGCTCGAAGGCGTCTCGATCGCCGGCGCGCAGGGGGTGCTTGTCAATATCACCGGCGGAAAGAACCTTTCGCTTGTTGAGGTCGACGAAGCGACGAGCATTATTCACGAGGCGGCCGGCGACGATGCGAACGTGATTCTCGGCGCCGTGATCGACGAGTCGATGACCGAAGAATTGATGGTCACGGTCATTGCGACCGGCTTCAACAGAAAAGCCTCGGCAACGGCACGCCCTTCGAAAAATGTCCGCGTGCTCGATCACATTCCAACCGGAGTGCAGGATCTGAAAAAGATGGATGAACCGGCGTACATCCGCAAAGGGTTCCAGATTCCGACGCCGGCCATGCCGGTCACTGAGCCCCGCTTCACGCAGCCGGCAGCGGACCGCGGTGACACCGACAAGCCCGCGTTCCTGCGAAAAATCATGGATTGATGTCGGTGTGAGTGATGTGTGAGCGTCCCGTCCGGCTGAACGAGCCGGGCGGGACGTTTATGTTTATGAGCAATGGTGTGCCGTTCTTTCTTGCTTCTCCCCTCCTGTTTCTCTAAATTTTCTTCATGCGAAAGGTGATCGTCATCTCCGTATTTGCGCTTGTCCTTATTGATGCCGCCGGCTCCCAGCCCAAACGGATTGAATCTCAATTCCGCATCGGACGCTTGAAGTATTCGGGGGGAGGGGATTGGTATAATGATCCTTCGGGAGAGGTGAACCTGCTGAATTTTGCGAAGCAGTACACCGGCATTGACGTCGATCCTCAATATGAATTCACCGAGATTTCCGACGATAAATTTTTTTCATACCCGTTCATCTTCATGACGGGACACGGTGGGATCCTCTTCTCCGATTACGAGGTCCAACGCCTTCGTACCTATCTT includes the following:
- the mraY gene encoding phospho-N-acetylmuramoyl-pentapeptide-transferase, with the protein product MLYYFLNLLERLYHPPGFGIVRYLTFRSAAAAVTALIISFWTGPKIIAALKKHQIGEAAKLEAPKTHLSKAGTPTMGGLIVLGAVLIPTVLWGDLKNMYVLLIVFVTMGLGLVGFLDDYLKVVKKKRKGLIGWYKIVGQVTVGLVLGAAMYFSPELKAVHANTITTVPFFKNLNFDFFFMYIPVVIFIIVATSNAVNLTDGLDGLAIGTVGIVALTLAVISYISGNIEFSRYLNIIYIRGNGELVIYCAALVGGALGFLWFNSYPAQVFMGDTGSLALGGAIGAITVMIKKELILPILGGIFFVETVSVILQRLYFKYTKRKYGEGRRVFRMAPIHHHFEMMGIAEPKIVTRFYIIAVMLMIVSLATFKVR
- the murD gene encoding UDP-N-acetylmuramoyl-L-alanine--D-glutamate ligase, which encodes MEISKLRSKQISVIGAARSGVGVARLLTQNGARVFVSDAGDATKLAKNIAELKKENISYEAGSHSGRVFDCSLMVLSPGVPSDAPVVLEAKKRGIDVVSELEVASWFCKAPIVAITGSNGKTTTTTLLGRIFSDAKKKHAVAGNIGEAFSNIVLALAETDVAVLEVSSFQLDHIGSFHPRISVILNITRNHMDRYGNSMEQYADSKARIFMNQTADDLLIYNQDDELTTGKAKNAKCRTLAFSTATKVNEGAFVDHGLLKTQMNGKGRDIINTSEISIRGEHNLQNAMAATLAAQAMGVGPAYIRSTLRNFKGVEHRQEFVREMNGIRYVNDSKATTVEAVLRALSAFSEPIVLILGGKDKGNDYSTMADAVKKKVRAIVAVGYSAEKIVKNFEKVVPVERVDTIGNEIPNVVSMERTIEVATALARRGDVVLLSPACTSFDWFTDYEERGRVFKSAVLSLRSH
- a CDS encoding putative peptidoglycan glycosyltransferase FtsW — encoded protein: MAAQRNHIDRVVLIVVLFLMVASTVVVYSASSTWALQKYGATNGLVNKHIIKVLVGLATMFVAMSVDYKYYKKLTKVALIACVVLLFFTLAVGGEIKGASRWLSLGGFNLQPSEAAKFALVFHLSVLLATKGTKIHDFKTGFLPLMLWIGGVVTLVMLQPNFSTGAMIFLLGMVMIFTGGARLKHIVLSMSALIPAVLVYMVSAEYRMRRILSFIGHESGTAAPSKANYQLWQGIIGFGNGGLFGVGMGASKQRDLFLPESYGDFVFSIVGEEYGLIGTIIFMALFLTILLRGFKIAKNAPDDFGKYLAIGITSTIVVYALGNALVTLGVFPTTGLPMPFVSYGGSAIVFSSFAMGVLLNISAHTDLHPRQAKEAAMPPSVETNEPAVGKVY
- the murG gene encoding undecaprenyldiphospho-muramoylpentapeptide beta-N-acetylglucosaminyltransferase, giving the protein MSDKPRPDSVLFAAGGTGGHLFPAIAIAEEIKKIRPDARIDFAGTRNKIEARVVPEKGFAFHTIWISGFHRRLTVENLLLPVKIVVALFQSFFLIRKLAPTVVVGTGGYICWPVLTLASWMKIPTVVHESNSYPGMATRALAPRVSKVFLTFEATTQWLPKLDASKIELVGTPTRESLGTVSREEGARFFNLHPGKKTLLVFGGSLGAAAINSAVEKIAGELSVSDIQIIWQTGEKDLQRYEAKRSSTVWIGKFIDRMECAYAAADAVLCRSGATTLAELTRLGKAAILAPYPQAAANHQEFNAQALVDAGAAVMIKDDELQIKALPAIKEILLNAGIQKTMAENSLRLGRPEAGKDIAMKVLALRS
- the murC gene encoding UDP-N-acetylmuramate--L-alanine ligase, whose amino-acid sequence is MFSSIKKIHFVGIGGIGMSGIAEILMDQGFSVSGSDRSLSEVTEHLQSLGAKIFEGHKAENLSADVDTLVYSSAVAPENPELVEAGRRKIPIVRRAEMLAEVMRLKYGIGIAGTHGKTTTTSMVSLVLLEGGFDPTVIVGGKLSGLGGTNARLGKGDFIVVEADEFDRSFLSITPTVAVLTTLETDHLDCYRDLEDIKGAFIQFANKVPFYGFIVLCLDEPALQDIMPQISKKKLFTYGLTPQADIQAIDIHHKENTSTFTVARGFEDLGQITLQIPGNHNIQNALAAIAVGLQLGVPFSKVKAGIEKFTGVYRRWEKKGEANGITVYDDYAHHPTECRATLSGVKAGWRRRVVCVFQPHLYSRTRDFYEEFGKAFLLADMLVVTDVYPAREEPIQGVTGELIANAAKQFGHKDVHYVQDKKQLPGYLKKNTRSGDIIVTMGAGDIWKYGEELLKQLKMKN
- the murB gene encoding UDP-N-acetylmuramate dehydrogenase, encoding MVSVEDIRKVFRGHVAVAEPLGKYTSFRIGGPADFYLEPVDKFDLIEIIRFFKKFDYRFMIIGKGSNLLISDNGFRGAAINLEEGLGSVSIERNIITADAGVRLSKFVDFCIQHEKAGVEMLAGIPGTIGGAVIMNAGAYGGEISDHLAEVEIYRDDAIQKIRKAEAGFSYRRSGFARDVVLNASFALPEGNLAELVKRRRELLLKRNQSQPLNLPNSGSMFKNPQGTFAAKLVEEAGLKGKRIGEAQISDKHGNFIVNHGNATARNVFDLVRLAQKKVFEQTGIKLELEVKLIGFEEEEITEAAA
- a CDS encoding FtsQ-type POTRA domain-containing protein, translating into MSEEGNIEQTAVPAHGKKVYGVFALLTLTGLVMWFGTMQWKEHLTVSGIIVEGEHIVTQEEVVSLAHVSLKTKMYDVDLLSIKKNIEQNHFVKNVIVSRDAPGTIRIAVEERTPIALLALPGKAEMLYIDEEGYVLPHVSSQAIFDLPVISGIDSLADVAVGQRTTHTDVLGALDALETAQRVGSELFRLISEVRIHSGHDMVLYSADTGVPIIFGRGDAAKKMVKLDAFWKKFVAEQSSQDIRYIDIRFDDQVVVSSAKATDAHSIKKSS
- the ftsA gene encoding cell division protein FtsA yields the protein MENIYVGLDIGTTKVCAIVASLSENNEVNILGIGKSKSEGLTRGVITHIEKTIASIQAAVREAELQSGAKIQTVVAGIAGDHVQSFQSRGVIAISGPEQEITQADVDRLIEDTKKVALPSDRKIIHVIPQEFIVDGQDGVYDPVGMSGVRMEANVHIITGLVSAAQNILKCVQRAGVSVSDIVLEPIASSDAVLDKEEKEVGVALVDIGGGTTDLAVFEDRTIRHTAVIGIAGKKVTDDIRRGLGILSDQAEQLKITHGHAHLPSIMENAPITVPGIGGRPPLDIDQRLLCQIIQPRMEEILEIAAMEIKRSGYQKHLSAGVVLTGGGSLIKGTADLARDVLGMPVKIGIPQGFRGGLVREIENPMYATGVGLVHHAIKHRQRPNIENIRGTKMDGKFPTIFKRMKGWFDEL
- the ftsZ gene encoding cell division protein FtsZ, giving the protein MIELDNPKDGGAKIRVVGVGGGGSNAIVSMIDKGLSGVDFICINTDTQALERTNAPNKIQIGKNLTRGLGAGADPSIGHRAAEEDREEIARALAGSDMVFITAGMGGGTGTGGGPVVANIAKSLGALVVGIVTKPFNCEGKKRLTQAEYGLEELKKQVDTLIVIPNQKLLSIVEKTTPLEEAFEICNRVLHNATRGISELITVPGLINLDFADVRTIMREMGDALMGSGVATGENRAVEAANAAISSPLLEGVSIAGAQGVLVNITGGKNLSLVEVDEATSIIHEAAGDDANVILGAVIDESMTEELMVTVIATGFNRKASATARPSKNVRVLDHIPTGVQDLKKMDEPAYIRKGFQIPTPAMPVTEPRFTQPAADRGDTDKPAFLRKIMD